The following coding sequences lie in one Pseudomonadota bacterium genomic window:
- a CDS encoding cyclic nucleotide-binding domain-containing protein, with product MASRFLAGGQEAAAMGGGHGAVEFEFVDGKGFVLTPQAVPVILKHLAQGETAAAADLYAQSGEDLAPALMAEAKIAGSTTRQAMAEMFALARDFSRASELFQALGNRERAAELAEKSYDTSKAARLFRSAGHSERAAVLFERGGEFARAAAAYLELRQPEAAARCLEQAGRSVEAAQLWISLKQPAHAIEVLQKLPPTHQEAVRATLLLGELLAATPQRQQALRHYVALANARPCGQDTAEVYYRLGRELLALGMRDTARQVLERLVATRLRYRDAEALLAACSDAPAAPPAKPIAARPPPLSPAAVAVAARPPGQPPSLPSPTLDFPIVVDSEASMVSPLRRGLTHLGRLDLFQDLTLEDTRALYELSQEQHFADGQVIIEQGQPGRALHIITSGQVAVVRVQGDGRSVHLAALAEGACVGEMALIDHGPTSANVVAKGATTTLAVTRQRFDQFIQTNDRAALRIYRAFVKLLAHRLRDVNERQR from the coding sequence GTGGCTTCGCGTTTCCTTGCCGGCGGTCAGGAGGCGGCAGCGATGGGTGGTGGGCACGGCGCGGTCGAGTTCGAGTTTGTTGACGGCAAGGGCTTTGTGCTCACGCCGCAAGCGGTGCCGGTGATCCTCAAGCACCTGGCTCAGGGCGAGACGGCGGCGGCGGCCGACCTCTATGCCCAAAGCGGTGAGGACCTCGCGCCCGCCCTGATGGCGGAGGCGAAGATCGCCGGCTCGACCACGCGTCAGGCGATGGCCGAGATGTTCGCCCTCGCGCGCGACTTCAGCCGCGCCAGCGAGCTCTTTCAGGCGCTCGGCAACCGCGAGCGCGCGGCCGAGCTGGCCGAGAAGAGCTACGACACGAGCAAGGCGGCGCGGCTCTTTCGCTCGGCCGGCCACTCCGAGCGCGCTGCCGTGCTCTTCGAGCGCGGCGGGGAGTTTGCCCGCGCCGCGGCCGCCTACCTCGAGCTCAGGCAGCCGGAGGCCGCGGCCCGCTGCCTCGAGCAAGCAGGGCGTAGCGTCGAGGCGGCGCAGCTCTGGATCAGCCTCAAGCAGCCGGCCCACGCGATCGAGGTGCTGCAGAAGCTGCCGCCGACGCATCAGGAGGCGGTGCGAGCGACGCTCCTGCTCGGCGAGCTCCTTGCCGCGACGCCGCAGCGGCAGCAGGCGCTCCGCCACTACGTCGCGCTGGCCAACGCGCGCCCCTGTGGTCAGGACACCGCCGAGGTCTACTACCGCCTCGGGCGGGAGCTCCTCGCGCTGGGGATGCGGGACACGGCGCGCCAGGTGCTCGAGCGGCTGGTGGCGACCCGACTGCGCTATCGTGACGCTGAAGCGCTCCTGGCGGCCTGTTCTGACGCCCCCGCGGCGCCCCCGGCCAAGCCTATCGCAGCGCGCCCGCCGCCGCTCTCGCCGGCTGCCGTCGCCGTCGCGGCGCGCCCGCCCGGGCAACCGCCCTCGCTGCCCTCGCCGACCCTCGATTTTCCGATCGTCGTCGATTCCGAGGCCTCGATGGTCAGTCCCCTGCGTCGCGGCCTGACCCACCTCGGCCGGCTCGACCTGTTTCAGGACCTCACGCTCGAGGACACGCGCGCGCTCTATGAGCTGTCTCAGGAGCAGCACTTCGCCGACGGACAGGTGATCATCGAGCAGGGCCAGCCGGGGCGAGCGCTGCATATCATCACCAGCGGCCAGGTCGCCGTGGTCCGCGTCCAGGGCGACGGGAGAAGCGTCCACCTCGCGGCCCTGGCAGAGGGCGCGTGCGTCGGCGAGATGGCGCTGATCGACCACGGGCCGACGTCGGCCAACGTGGTGGCCAAGGGCGCGACGACGACCCTGGCCGTGACGCGCCAGCGCTTCGATCAGTTCATCCAGACCAACGACCGCGCGGCGCTGCGCATCTACCGCGCCTTCGTCAAGCTGCTGGCCCATCGCCTGCGCGACGTCAACGAGCGCCAGCGCTAG